One window of the Triticum dicoccoides isolate Atlit2015 ecotype Zavitan chromosome 3B, WEW_v2.0, whole genome shotgun sequence genome contains the following:
- the LOC119274337 gene encoding rust resistance kinase Lr10-like isoform X1, whose product MVMPAVLNSLTFLCVLAVLAAGQAEGRHHDPDCPSFSCGPLRNVSFPFRQASDPPGCGYQSYELICSDTKAAIRIDDATYYVPAINYSGSSFWVIDANMDLYNSCPLPRWNRPPSTYHYNMNMEVELDPLVDSQACFLKCSREVKDNGMYMPVACLSTNDTYVYVLTGDESNSMEYLEPSCGYLAMTPQPWDSPVLENASYADVVKSMRSGFAVLFPFRYHRRSINVCLRREIRKFHEWPVSGRSIKDWIVGILLVEGDFADCVFDVTGFPYYVGNERSAILITMWIVTLTADLCRFLLAPLAVLIFLAHKYWKTRIRIDAVGKFLQMQQMLGPTRYAYTDITAVTSHFRDKLGQGGYGSVFKGVLSPGNVHVAVKMLDGNSNCNGEDFISEVSTIGRIHHVNVVRLVGFCPEEMRQALVYEYMPQGSLDKYIFSAEKNFSWDKLNEIALGIARGIDYLHQGCDMQILHFDIKPHNILLDNNFIPKVADFGLAKLYPRDISFVPSRALRGTIGYIAPEMISRSFGIISSKSDVYSFGMLLLEMAGGRRNADPNAANSSQAYYPAWVYDRLTQQDHVGEITAHVDAQMHELERKLCIVGLWCIQMKSHDRPTMSEAIEMLEGSADTLQMPSRPFFCDEGHVHTDDTYRLSSELTEISEEDMSENIDV is encoded by the exons ATGGTGATGCCCGCTGTTCTCAACTCCCTAACTTTCTTATGTGTGCTTGCAGTTCTTGCTGCAGGTCAGGCTGAAGGGCGGCATCATGACCCTGATTGTCCTTCTTTCTCGTGCGGCCCTCTTAGAAATGTATCGTTCCCATTTCGTCAGGCAAGTGATCCTCCTGGGTGTGGTTATCAATCTTATGAGCTAATTTGCAGTGATACCAAGGCCGCAATTCGCATCGACGATGCAACATACTATGTGCCTGCCATCAACTACAGTGGTTCTTCCTTCTGGGTTATCGATGCCAACATGGATTTATACAACAGCTGCCCTCTACCTCGGTGGAATCGGCCTCCCTCTACATACCATTACAACATGAACATGGAAGTCGAACTGGATccccttgtagatagtcaggcttgctTTCTTAAATGCTCTCGGGAAGTAAAGGACAATGGTATGTACATGCCTGTTGCTTGCCTGAGCACCAATGATACTTATGTTTACGTGTTAACTGGTGATGAATCTAATTCAATGGAGTATCTCGAGCCTTCTTGTGGGTACTTGGCCATGACTCCTCAGCCTTGGGACAGTCCAGTGCTAGAAAATGCAAGTTATGCAGATGTTGTGAAATCCATGAGGAGTGGATTTGCTGTTCTATTTCCTTTCAGATATCATAGGAGGAGCATCAATGTATGCCTAAGGCGCGAGATTCG CAAGTTTCATGAATGGCCAGTGTCTGGAAGGAGCATCAAGGATTGGATTGTGGGAATTCTTCTGGTTGAGGGAGATTTCGCAGACTGCGTATTTGATGTGACTGGATTCCCTTATTATGTTGGAAATGAGCGGAGCGCCATACTAATTACTATGTGGATTGTGACATTGACTGCAG ATCTATGCAGGTTCTTGTTGGCACCCCTGGCTGTGTTGATCTTTCTGGCCCACAAGTATTGGAAAACAAGGATCAGAATTGATGCAGTCGGGAAGTTCCTCCAAATGCAACAAATGCTTGGCCCGACAAGGTACGCCTATACTGACATCACCGCAGTCACGAGCCATTTCAGAGATAAGCTGGGTCAGGGAGGCTACGGATCCGTGTTTAAGGGTGTGCTATCGCCAGGCAATGTTCATGTCGCGGTAAAGATGCTAGACGGTAACTCCAACTGTAATGGAGAAGATTTTATCAGTGAAGTTTCAACCATTGGCAGGATTCACCATGTTAATGTGGTTCGTTTAGTGGGGTTCTGCCCGGAGGAAATGAGACAAGCGCTCGTCTACGAGTACATGCCTCAAGGTTCTCTCGACAAGTACATCTTCTCGGCCGAGAAGAATTTCTCTTGGGACAAGCTAAATGAGATTGCTTTGGGCATTGCCAGAGGGATTGATTACTTGCATCAGGGTTGTGACATGCAGATTCTCCACTTTGACATCAAGCCGCACAACATCCTTCTTGACAACAATTTCATCCCAAAAGTTGCCGACTTCGGTCTCGCAAAACTATACCCAAGGGACATCAGTTTTGTGCCGTCGAGAGCACTACGGGGAACTATAGGGTACATAGCTCCTGAGATGATATCTCGGAGCTTTGGCATCATATCGAGCAAATCTGATGTTTACAGCTTTGGGATGCTGCTGCTGGAGATGGCCGGAGGAAGAAGGAATGCCGATCCAAATGCAGCAAATTCTAGCCAAGCATACTACCCGGCGTGGGTGTATGACCGACTAACCCAACAAGACCATGTGGGTGAGATAACTGCTCATGttgatgctcagatgcatgagttgGAGAGGAAGCTGTGCATCGTCGGACTATGGTGCATCCAGATGAAATCTCATGACAGGCCGACGATGAGCGAGGCAATAGAGATGCTGGAAGGCAGCGCCGATACCTTGCAGATGCCTTCCAGGCCATTCTTCTGTGATGAAGGGCACGTCCATACCGATGATACTTACCGTTTGTCGTCCGAGTTGACTGAAATCTCTGAGGAGGATATGAGTGAAAATATTGATGTGTGA
- the LOC119274337 gene encoding rust resistance kinase Lr10-like isoform X2, translated as MTLIVLLSRAALLEIDTKAAIRIDDATYYVPAINYSGSSFWVIDANMDLYNSCPLPRWNRPPSTYHYNMNMEVELDPLVDSQACFLKCSREVKDNGMYMPVACLSTNDTYVYVLTGDESNSMEYLEPSCGYLAMTPQPWDSPVLENASYADVVKSMRSGFAVLFPFRYHRRSINVCLRREIRKFHEWPVSGRSIKDWIVGILLVEGDFADCVFDVTGFPYYVGNERSAILITMWIVTLTADLCRFLLAPLAVLIFLAHKYWKTRIRIDAVGKFLQMQQMLGPTRYAYTDITAVTSHFRDKLGQGGYGSVFKGVLSPGNVHVAVKMLDGNSNCNGEDFISEVSTIGRIHHVNVVRLVGFCPEEMRQALVYEYMPQGSLDKYIFSAEKNFSWDKLNEIALGIARGIDYLHQGCDMQILHFDIKPHNILLDNNFIPKVADFGLAKLYPRDISFVPSRALRGTIGYIAPEMISRSFGIISSKSDVYSFGMLLLEMAGGRRNADPNAANSSQAYYPAWVYDRLTQQDHVGEITAHVDAQMHELERKLCIVGLWCIQMKSHDRPTMSEAIEMLEGSADTLQMPSRPFFCDEGHVHTDDTYRLSSELTEISEEDMSENIDV; from the exons ATGACCCTGATTGTCCTTCTTTCTCGTGCGGCCCTCTTAGAAAT TGATACCAAGGCCGCAATTCGCATCGACGATGCAACATACTATGTGCCTGCCATCAACTACAGTGGTTCTTCCTTCTGGGTTATCGATGCCAACATGGATTTATACAACAGCTGCCCTCTACCTCGGTGGAATCGGCCTCCCTCTACATACCATTACAACATGAACATGGAAGTCGAACTGGATccccttgtagatagtcaggcttgctTTCTTAAATGCTCTCGGGAAGTAAAGGACAATGGTATGTACATGCCTGTTGCTTGCCTGAGCACCAATGATACTTATGTTTACGTGTTAACTGGTGATGAATCTAATTCAATGGAGTATCTCGAGCCTTCTTGTGGGTACTTGGCCATGACTCCTCAGCCTTGGGACAGTCCAGTGCTAGAAAATGCAAGTTATGCAGATGTTGTGAAATCCATGAGGAGTGGATTTGCTGTTCTATTTCCTTTCAGATATCATAGGAGGAGCATCAATGTATGCCTAAGGCGCGAGATTCG CAAGTTTCATGAATGGCCAGTGTCTGGAAGGAGCATCAAGGATTGGATTGTGGGAATTCTTCTGGTTGAGGGAGATTTCGCAGACTGCGTATTTGATGTGACTGGATTCCCTTATTATGTTGGAAATGAGCGGAGCGCCATACTAATTACTATGTGGATTGTGACATTGACTGCAG ATCTATGCAGGTTCTTGTTGGCACCCCTGGCTGTGTTGATCTTTCTGGCCCACAAGTATTGGAAAACAAGGATCAGAATTGATGCAGTCGGGAAGTTCCTCCAAATGCAACAAATGCTTGGCCCGACAAGGTACGCCTATACTGACATCACCGCAGTCACGAGCCATTTCAGAGATAAGCTGGGTCAGGGAGGCTACGGATCCGTGTTTAAGGGTGTGCTATCGCCAGGCAATGTTCATGTCGCGGTAAAGATGCTAGACGGTAACTCCAACTGTAATGGAGAAGATTTTATCAGTGAAGTTTCAACCATTGGCAGGATTCACCATGTTAATGTGGTTCGTTTAGTGGGGTTCTGCCCGGAGGAAATGAGACAAGCGCTCGTCTACGAGTACATGCCTCAAGGTTCTCTCGACAAGTACATCTTCTCGGCCGAGAAGAATTTCTCTTGGGACAAGCTAAATGAGATTGCTTTGGGCATTGCCAGAGGGATTGATTACTTGCATCAGGGTTGTGACATGCAGATTCTCCACTTTGACATCAAGCCGCACAACATCCTTCTTGACAACAATTTCATCCCAAAAGTTGCCGACTTCGGTCTCGCAAAACTATACCCAAGGGACATCAGTTTTGTGCCGTCGAGAGCACTACGGGGAACTATAGGGTACATAGCTCCTGAGATGATATCTCGGAGCTTTGGCATCATATCGAGCAAATCTGATGTTTACAGCTTTGGGATGCTGCTGCTGGAGATGGCCGGAGGAAGAAGGAATGCCGATCCAAATGCAGCAAATTCTAGCCAAGCATACTACCCGGCGTGGGTGTATGACCGACTAACCCAACAAGACCATGTGGGTGAGATAACTGCTCATGttgatgctcagatgcatgagttgGAGAGGAAGCTGTGCATCGTCGGACTATGGTGCATCCAGATGAAATCTCATGACAGGCCGACGATGAGCGAGGCAATAGAGATGCTGGAAGGCAGCGCCGATACCTTGCAGATGCCTTCCAGGCCATTCTTCTGTGATGAAGGGCACGTCCATACCGATGATACTTACCGTTTGTCGTCCGAGTTGACTGAAATCTCTGAGGAGGATATGAGTGAAAATATTGATGTGTGA
- the LOC119279059 gene encoding uncharacterized protein LOC119279059 → MNLVAHSKASPLLRGSEGKSPLKSIAAADRKKPTLISARLRPQIDANEDGAGVPSHRRSSKRRSTQIQAREGPDRVTRGGKRLRPQIQASEEGNGTSPETPASLPDSQDMLREILLRLPLDLYSLPRASAVSKQWRGILVDPKFLRRFYAHHRKPPLLSFFQRGRQQVMFTPVLAPPDRIPPGRFSLGRYSEHKVLDCRHGRVLVKDRVLEELVVCDPINHKQHRVSIPPEFNRAYLKAAVVCAARDQNHVHGACHSSPFKLVFVYIHYMQYYRQLVARVYSSDTDTWGNSISTEASDGTLFGHRTSTLVGNSLYWPAKHKGNDIVEFDLRKQNLTVIKGPRGMNMNDFDNFHIIEEQDGAFGLAALSHLKLQMWQRKVDCRGVVIWSLRKTVSLRELLKIPRTVRWNEWLKLVGYDEDTGVIFLAWHDVVCMVQLKSMQARKLHGTGSTYYCYTFASSHPLGTTIEGGANGAEMLG, encoded by the exons ATGAACTTGGTGGCCCACTCAAAAGCCAGTCCACTGCTGCGGGGGAGTGAAGGAAAAAGCCCACTCAAAAGCATAGCTGCTGCAGACAGGAAGAAACCAACGCTCATCTC CGCGCGCCTCCGTCCCCAAATCGACGCCAATGAGGATGGCGCCGGGGTGCCCAGCCACCGCCGCAGCAGTAAGCGCCGGAGCACCCAGATCCAGGCCAGAGAGGGGCCCGACCGAGTCACCCGCGGCGGCAAGCGTCTCCGTCCCCAGATCCAGGCCAGCGAGGAGGGCAACGGCACCTCGCCGGAGACGCCTGCCTCCCTGCCGGACAGCCAAGATATGCTCCgggagatcctcctccgcctccccctgGACCTATACTCGCTCCCCCGCGCCTCCGCCGTCAGCAAGCAGTGGCGGGGCATCCTCGTCGACCCCAAGTTCCTCCGCCGGTTCTATGCGCACCACCGCAAGCCGCCCCTCCTCAGCTTCTTCCAGCGCGGCAGGCAACAGGTCATGTTCACGCCCGTCCTCGCACCTCCGGACCGCATCCCCCCTGGGCGCTTCTCCCTTGGACGCTACAGTGAACACAAGGTGCTCGATTGCCGCCACGGCCGCGTCCTCGTCAAAGACCGGGTTCTGGAAGAGCTCGTTGTGTGTGATCCTATCAACCACAAGCAGCACCGCGTGTCCATTCCGCCCGAGTTCAACAGAGCCTACCTCAAGGCGGCAGTGGTCTGCGCTGCCAGAGACCAGAACCATGTACACGGCGCGTGCCATTCAAGCCCCTTCAAGCTGGTCTTCGTATACATTCACTACATGCAGTATTATCGACAACTCGTCGCCCGAGTTTACTCGTCCGATACTGACACATGGGGCAATTCCATCTCGACAGAGGCTTCAGATGGCACTCTATTTGGTCACAGAACTAGCACCCTTGTAGGTAATTCCCTGTACTGGCCGGCTAAGCATAAGGGAAACGACATAGTTGAGTTTGATTTGCGCAAGCAGAACCTTACCGTGATCAAGGGGCCTCGTGGTATGAATATGAATGATTTCGACAACTTCCATATCATTGAGGAACAGGATGGCGCTTTTGGTCTTGCCGCCTTGTCCCACCTTAAGCTTCAAATGTGGCAGAGGAAGGTTGATTGTCGAGGTGTTGTCATATGGTCGTTGCGGAAAACCGTTTCACTGCGTGAACTTCTTAAGATCCCTAGGACCGTGAGATGGAATGAATGGCTCAAATTGGTGGGGTATGATGAGGATACCGGTGTAATCTTTTTAGCTTGGCATGATGTTGTATGTATGGTTCAGCTGAAGTCAATGCAAGCGAGGAAGCTTCATGGAACCGGTTCTACATATTACTGCTATACTTTCGCGAGTTCACATCCACTAG GCACAACCATTGAAGGTGGAGCTAATGGAGCTGAAATGTTAGGATGA